Proteins from a genomic interval of Equus quagga isolate Etosha38 chromosome 13, UCLA_HA_Equagga_1.0, whole genome shotgun sequence:
- the SALL1 gene encoding sal-like protein 1 isoform X2 yields the protein MEVKLPKAAATTPRDTEKGQPPNRTTKSKDAHVCGRCCAEFFELSDLLLHKKNCTKNQLVLIVNESPASPPETFSPSPPPDNPSEQMNDAVNKTDPVDCSNLSEHQGLDRDESMEVEAPVANKGGSGPLSSSHSSATPGCSSSSSTGTSAITTSLPQLGDLTTLGNFSVINSNVIIENLQSTKVAVAQFSQEARCSGASGGKLAVPALMEQLLALQQQQIHQLQLIEQIRHQILLLASQNADLPTSSSPSQGTLRTSANPLSTLSSHLSQQLAAAAGLAQSLASQSASISGVKQLPPIQLPQSSSGNTIIPPNSGSSPNVNILATAVTTPSSEKVASSAGASHASNPAVSASSSPAFAISSLLSPASNPLLPQPAPANSVFPSPLPNIGTTAEDLNSLSALAQQRKSKPPNVTAFEVKSTSDEAFFKHKCRFCAKVFGSDSALQIHLRSHTGERPFKCNICGNRFSTKGNLKVHFQRHKEKYPHIQMNPYPVPEHLDNIPTSTGIPYGMSIPPEKPVTSWLDTKPVLPTLTTSVGLPLPPTLPSLTPFIKTEEPAPIPISHSAASPPGSVKSDSGAPEPATRSLGGLPEEAEGPTVPPSSGKSEESSVVTSSAPAMSSSALSSPAADCGPSTATTFTNPLLPLMSEQFKAKFPFGGLLDSAQASETSKLQQLVENIDKKATDPNECIICHRVLSCQSALKMHYRTHTGERPFKCKICGRAFTTKGNLKTHYSVHRAMPPLRVQHSCPICQKKFTNAVVLQQHIRMHMGGRIPNTPVPDSYPESMESDTGSFDEKNFDDLDNFSDENMEDCPEGSIPDTPRSADASQDSLSSSPLPLEMSSIAALENQMKMINAGLAEQLQASLKSVENGSVEGDVLTNDSSSVGGDMESQSAGSPAISESTSSMQALSPSNSTQEFHKSPSIEEKPQRAVPSEFANGLSPTPVNGGALDLTSSHAEKIIKEDSLGILFPFRDRGKFKNTACDICGKTFACQSALDIHYRSHTKERPFICTVCNRGFSTKGNLKQHMLTHQMRDLPSQLFEPSSNLGPNQNSAVLPANSLSSLIKTEVNGFVHVTPQDSKDTPTSHLPSGPLSSSATSPVLLPALPRRTPKQHYCNTCGKTFSSSSALQIHERTHTGEKPFACTICGRAFTTKGNLKVHMGTHMWNSTPARRGRRLSVDGPMTFLGGNPVKFPEMFQKDLAARSGSGDPSSFWNQYAAALSNGLAMKANEISVIQNGGVPPIPGSLGSGSSSPISGLTGNLEKLQNSEPSAPLAGLEKMASSENGTNFRFTRFVEDSKEIVTS from the exons ATGGAGGTGAAATTACCCAAGGCCGCTGCCACCACTCCGA GAGACACGGAGAAGGGTCAACCACCGAATCGCACCACTAAGAGCAAGGACGCCCACGTCTGTGGCCGGTGCTGCGCTGAGTTCTTTGAATTATCCGATCTTCTGCTCCACAAGAAGAACTGTACTAAAAATCAATTAGTTTTAATCGTAAATGAAAGTCCAGCCTCCCCACCTGAAaccttctcccccagcccccctcccGATAATCCCAGCGAACAAATGAATGACGCAGTTAACAAAACAGATCCAGTAGACTGCAGCAACCTTTCAGAACACCAAGGACTGGACAGGGACGAGTCCATGGAGGTGGAGGCCCCGGTGGCTAACAAAGGTGGCAGTGGTCCTCtgagcagcagccacagcagtgccaccccaggctgcagcagcagctcctccacAGGTACCTCAGCGATCACAACCTCTCTACCTCAACTCGGGGACCTGACAACACTGGGCAACTTCTCCGTGATCAACAGCAACGTCATCATCGAGAACCTCCAGAGCACCAAGGTGGCGGTGGCCCAGTTCTCCCAGGAGGCGAGGTGCAGCGGGGCCTCCGGCGGCAAGCTGGCCGTCCCAGCCCTCATGGAGCAGCTCTTggccctgcagcagcagcagatcCACCAGCTGCAGCTGATCGAACAGATTCGTCACCAAATATTGCTGTTGGCTTCTCAGAATGCAGACTTGCCAACATCTTCTAGTCCTTCTCAAGGTACTTTACGAACATCTGCCAACCCCTTGTCCACACTAAGTTCCCATTTATCTCAGCAgctggcagcagcagctggaTTAGCACAGAGCCTCGCTAGCCAATCTGCCAGCATCAGCGGTGTGAAACAGCTACCCCCCATCCAGCTACCTCAGAGCAGTTCTGGCAACACCATCATTCCACCCAACAGCGGCTCTTCTCCCAATGTTAACATATTGGCGACAGCAGTTACCACCCCGTCCTCAGAAAAAGTGGCTTCGAGCGCTGGTGCCTCCCATGCCAGCAACCCAGCAGTCTCGGCATCCTCCTCACCAGCTTTTGCAATAAGCAGTTTATTAAGTCCTGCATCTAATCCACTTCTACCTCAGCCAGCCCCTGCTAACTCGGTTTTCCCCAGCCCTTTGCCCAACATCGGAACAACTGCGGAGGATTTGAACTCCTTGTCTGCCTTGGCCCAGCAAAGAAAAAGCAAGCCACCAAATGTCACTGCCTTCGAAGTGAAAAGTACTTCGGACGAGGCGTTCTTCAAACACAAGTGCAGGTTCTGTGCGAAGGTCTTCGGAAGCGACAGTGCCTTGCAGATCCACCTGCGTTCCCACACCGGAGAGAGGCCGTTCAAGTGCAACATCTGTGGGAACAGGTTCTCTACTAAGGGGAACCTCAAAGTCCACTTTCAGCGGCACAAAGAGAAATACCCTCATATCCAGATGAACCCCTATCCCGTGCCTGAGCATTTAGACAATATCCCCACAAGTACCGGCATCCCCTATGGCATGTCCATTCCTCCAGAAAAGCCAGTCACCAGCTGGCTAGACACCAAACCGGTCCTGCCCACTCTGACCACTTCCGTCGGCCTTCCATTGCCCCCAACCCTCCCGAGCCTCACGCCCTTCATCAAGACCGAAGAGCCAGCCCCGATCCCCATCAGCCATTCTGCCGCCAGCCCCCCAGGCTCTGTCAAAAGTGACTCCGGGGCCCCAGAGCCAGCCACAAGGAGCCTGGGTGGGCTCCCGGAGGAAGCGGAAGGGCCCACGGTGCCCCCCTCCAGTGGCAAAAGCGAAGAGAGCAGCGTGGTCACCAGCTCAGCGCCGGCAATGAGCAGCAGTGCTCTGAGCTCCCCGGCAGCAGACTGCGGCCCCAGCACTGCCACCACCTTCACCAACCCTCTGTTACCACTCATGTCCGAGCAGTTCAAGGCCAAGTTTCCTTTTGGAGGACTGTTGGACTCAGCCCAGGCATCAGAGACGTCCAAGCTTCAGCAACTGGTAGAAAACATTGACAAGAAGGCCACTGATCCCAATGAGTGTATCATCTGCCACCGGGTCCTCAGTTGTCAGAGCGCCTTGAAGATGCACTACCGGACACACACTGGGGAGAGGCCCTTTAAGTGTAAGATCTGTGGCCGGGCTTTCACCACGAAAGGGAATCTTAAAACCCATTACAGTGTTCATCGTGCTATGCCCCCGCTCAGAGTCCAGCATTCCTGCCCCATCTGCCAGAAGAAGTTCACTAACGCGGTTGTCCTGCAGCAGCACATTCGAATGCATATGGGGGGCCGGATCCCCAACACCCCAGTCCCTGACAGCTACCCTGAGTCCATGGAGTCTGACACGGGCTCCTTTGATGAGAAAAATTTTGATGACTTAGACAACTTCTCTGATGAAAACATGGAGGACTGTCCCGAGGGCAGCATCCCTGATACGCCCAGGTCCGCGGATGCATCCCAAGACAGCCTATCGTCTTCGCCTTTGCCCCTGGAGATGTCAAGCATCGCTGCTTTGGAAAATCAGATGAAGATGATCAATGCCGGCCTGGCAGAGCAGCTGCAGGCCAGCCTGAAGTCGGTGGAGAATGGGTCGGTCGAGGGGGACGTCCTGACCAATGATTCGTCCTCAGTGGGTGGCGATATGGAGAGCCAAAGTGCTGGCAGCCCAGCCATCTCAGAGTCTACCTCTTCCATGCAGGCTCTGTCCCCATCCAACAGCACCCAGGAGTTCCACAAGTCACCCAGCATCGAGGAGAAGCCACAGAGAGCCGTGCCCAGCGAGTTTGCCAACGGTTTGTCTCCCACCCCAGTGAACGGTGGGGCTTTGGATTTGACATCTAGTCACGCagagaaaatcatcaaagaagATTCTTTGGGGATCCTCTTCCCTTTCAGAGACCggggtaaatttaaaaataccgcTTGCGACATTTGTGGCAAAACATTTGCTTGTCAGAGTGCCTTGGACATTCACTACAGAAGTCATACCAAAGAGAGACCATTTATTTGCACAGTTTGCAATCGTGGCTTTTCCACAAAGGGTAATTTGAAGCAGCACATGTTGACACATCAGATGCGAGATCTACCATCACAGCTCTTTGAGCCCAGTTCCAACCTTGGCCCCAATCAGAACTCGGCGGTGTTGCCCGCCAACTCTTTGTCATCTCTCATCAAAACAGAGGTCAACGGCTTTGTGCACGTTACTCCTCAGGACAGTAAGGACACCCCCACCAGTCACCTCCCTTCTGGGCCTCTGTCATCCTCTGCCACTTCCCCAGttctgctcccagctctgcccaggaGAACTCCCAAACAGCACTACTGCAACACGTGTGGCAAAACCTTCTCCTCCTCGAGTGCCCTGCAGATTCACgagagaactcacactggagagaaaccctttgcTTGCACTATTTGTGGAAGAGCTTTCACAACAAAAGGCAATCTTAAG GTACACATGggcactcacatgtggaatagcACCCCCGCGCGACGGGGTCGGCGGCTCTCTGTGGACGGCCCCATGACATTTCTAGGAGGCAATCCTGTCAAGTTCCCAGAAATGTTCCAGAAGGATTTGGCAGCAAGGTCAGGAAGTGGAgatccttccagcttctggaatcAGTATGCGGCGGCACTCTCCAACGGGCTGGCGATGAAGGCCAATGAGATCTCCGTCATTCAGAACGGTGGCGTCCCTCCAATTCCTGGAAGCCTGGGCAGTGGGAGCAGCTCACCTATTAGTGGGCTGACGGGAAATCTGGAGAAGCTCCAGAACTCAGAGCCCAGCGCTCCTCTGGCCGGCCTGGAGAAAATGGCAAGCAGCGAGAACGGAACCAACTTCCGTTTCACCCGCTTCGTGGAGGACAGCAAAGAGATCGTCACGAGTTAG
- the SALL1 gene encoding sal-like protein 1 isoform X1 produces the protein MSRRKQAKPQHFQSDPEVASLPRRDGDTEKGQPPNRTTKSKDAHVCGRCCAEFFELSDLLLHKKNCTKNQLVLIVNESPASPPETFSPSPPPDNPSEQMNDAVNKTDPVDCSNLSEHQGLDRDESMEVEAPVANKGGSGPLSSSHSSATPGCSSSSSTGTSAITTSLPQLGDLTTLGNFSVINSNVIIENLQSTKVAVAQFSQEARCSGASGGKLAVPALMEQLLALQQQQIHQLQLIEQIRHQILLLASQNADLPTSSSPSQGTLRTSANPLSTLSSHLSQQLAAAAGLAQSLASQSASISGVKQLPPIQLPQSSSGNTIIPPNSGSSPNVNILATAVTTPSSEKVASSAGASHASNPAVSASSSPAFAISSLLSPASNPLLPQPAPANSVFPSPLPNIGTTAEDLNSLSALAQQRKSKPPNVTAFEVKSTSDEAFFKHKCRFCAKVFGSDSALQIHLRSHTGERPFKCNICGNRFSTKGNLKVHFQRHKEKYPHIQMNPYPVPEHLDNIPTSTGIPYGMSIPPEKPVTSWLDTKPVLPTLTTSVGLPLPPTLPSLTPFIKTEEPAPIPISHSAASPPGSVKSDSGAPEPATRSLGGLPEEAEGPTVPPSSGKSEESSVVTSSAPAMSSSALSSPAADCGPSTATTFTNPLLPLMSEQFKAKFPFGGLLDSAQASETSKLQQLVENIDKKATDPNECIICHRVLSCQSALKMHYRTHTGERPFKCKICGRAFTTKGNLKTHYSVHRAMPPLRVQHSCPICQKKFTNAVVLQQHIRMHMGGRIPNTPVPDSYPESMESDTGSFDEKNFDDLDNFSDENMEDCPEGSIPDTPRSADASQDSLSSSPLPLEMSSIAALENQMKMINAGLAEQLQASLKSVENGSVEGDVLTNDSSSVGGDMESQSAGSPAISESTSSMQALSPSNSTQEFHKSPSIEEKPQRAVPSEFANGLSPTPVNGGALDLTSSHAEKIIKEDSLGILFPFRDRGKFKNTACDICGKTFACQSALDIHYRSHTKERPFICTVCNRGFSTKGNLKQHMLTHQMRDLPSQLFEPSSNLGPNQNSAVLPANSLSSLIKTEVNGFVHVTPQDSKDTPTSHLPSGPLSSSATSPVLLPALPRRTPKQHYCNTCGKTFSSSSALQIHERTHTGEKPFACTICGRAFTTKGNLKVHMGTHMWNSTPARRGRRLSVDGPMTFLGGNPVKFPEMFQKDLAARSGSGDPSSFWNQYAAALSNGLAMKANEISVIQNGGVPPIPGSLGSGSSSPISGLTGNLEKLQNSEPSAPLAGLEKMASSENGTNFRFTRFVEDSKEIVTS, from the exons ATGTCGCGGAGGAAGCAAGCGAAGCCTCAACATTTCCAATCCGACCCCGAAGTGGCCTCGCTCCCCCGGCGAGATG GAGACACGGAGAAGGGTCAACCACCGAATCGCACCACTAAGAGCAAGGACGCCCACGTCTGTGGCCGGTGCTGCGCTGAGTTCTTTGAATTATCCGATCTTCTGCTCCACAAGAAGAACTGTACTAAAAATCAATTAGTTTTAATCGTAAATGAAAGTCCAGCCTCCCCACCTGAAaccttctcccccagcccccctcccGATAATCCCAGCGAACAAATGAATGACGCAGTTAACAAAACAGATCCAGTAGACTGCAGCAACCTTTCAGAACACCAAGGACTGGACAGGGACGAGTCCATGGAGGTGGAGGCCCCGGTGGCTAACAAAGGTGGCAGTGGTCCTCtgagcagcagccacagcagtgccaccccaggctgcagcagcagctcctccacAGGTACCTCAGCGATCACAACCTCTCTACCTCAACTCGGGGACCTGACAACACTGGGCAACTTCTCCGTGATCAACAGCAACGTCATCATCGAGAACCTCCAGAGCACCAAGGTGGCGGTGGCCCAGTTCTCCCAGGAGGCGAGGTGCAGCGGGGCCTCCGGCGGCAAGCTGGCCGTCCCAGCCCTCATGGAGCAGCTCTTggccctgcagcagcagcagatcCACCAGCTGCAGCTGATCGAACAGATTCGTCACCAAATATTGCTGTTGGCTTCTCAGAATGCAGACTTGCCAACATCTTCTAGTCCTTCTCAAGGTACTTTACGAACATCTGCCAACCCCTTGTCCACACTAAGTTCCCATTTATCTCAGCAgctggcagcagcagctggaTTAGCACAGAGCCTCGCTAGCCAATCTGCCAGCATCAGCGGTGTGAAACAGCTACCCCCCATCCAGCTACCTCAGAGCAGTTCTGGCAACACCATCATTCCACCCAACAGCGGCTCTTCTCCCAATGTTAACATATTGGCGACAGCAGTTACCACCCCGTCCTCAGAAAAAGTGGCTTCGAGCGCTGGTGCCTCCCATGCCAGCAACCCAGCAGTCTCGGCATCCTCCTCACCAGCTTTTGCAATAAGCAGTTTATTAAGTCCTGCATCTAATCCACTTCTACCTCAGCCAGCCCCTGCTAACTCGGTTTTCCCCAGCCCTTTGCCCAACATCGGAACAACTGCGGAGGATTTGAACTCCTTGTCTGCCTTGGCCCAGCAAAGAAAAAGCAAGCCACCAAATGTCACTGCCTTCGAAGTGAAAAGTACTTCGGACGAGGCGTTCTTCAAACACAAGTGCAGGTTCTGTGCGAAGGTCTTCGGAAGCGACAGTGCCTTGCAGATCCACCTGCGTTCCCACACCGGAGAGAGGCCGTTCAAGTGCAACATCTGTGGGAACAGGTTCTCTACTAAGGGGAACCTCAAAGTCCACTTTCAGCGGCACAAAGAGAAATACCCTCATATCCAGATGAACCCCTATCCCGTGCCTGAGCATTTAGACAATATCCCCACAAGTACCGGCATCCCCTATGGCATGTCCATTCCTCCAGAAAAGCCAGTCACCAGCTGGCTAGACACCAAACCGGTCCTGCCCACTCTGACCACTTCCGTCGGCCTTCCATTGCCCCCAACCCTCCCGAGCCTCACGCCCTTCATCAAGACCGAAGAGCCAGCCCCGATCCCCATCAGCCATTCTGCCGCCAGCCCCCCAGGCTCTGTCAAAAGTGACTCCGGGGCCCCAGAGCCAGCCACAAGGAGCCTGGGTGGGCTCCCGGAGGAAGCGGAAGGGCCCACGGTGCCCCCCTCCAGTGGCAAAAGCGAAGAGAGCAGCGTGGTCACCAGCTCAGCGCCGGCAATGAGCAGCAGTGCTCTGAGCTCCCCGGCAGCAGACTGCGGCCCCAGCACTGCCACCACCTTCACCAACCCTCTGTTACCACTCATGTCCGAGCAGTTCAAGGCCAAGTTTCCTTTTGGAGGACTGTTGGACTCAGCCCAGGCATCAGAGACGTCCAAGCTTCAGCAACTGGTAGAAAACATTGACAAGAAGGCCACTGATCCCAATGAGTGTATCATCTGCCACCGGGTCCTCAGTTGTCAGAGCGCCTTGAAGATGCACTACCGGACACACACTGGGGAGAGGCCCTTTAAGTGTAAGATCTGTGGCCGGGCTTTCACCACGAAAGGGAATCTTAAAACCCATTACAGTGTTCATCGTGCTATGCCCCCGCTCAGAGTCCAGCATTCCTGCCCCATCTGCCAGAAGAAGTTCACTAACGCGGTTGTCCTGCAGCAGCACATTCGAATGCATATGGGGGGCCGGATCCCCAACACCCCAGTCCCTGACAGCTACCCTGAGTCCATGGAGTCTGACACGGGCTCCTTTGATGAGAAAAATTTTGATGACTTAGACAACTTCTCTGATGAAAACATGGAGGACTGTCCCGAGGGCAGCATCCCTGATACGCCCAGGTCCGCGGATGCATCCCAAGACAGCCTATCGTCTTCGCCTTTGCCCCTGGAGATGTCAAGCATCGCTGCTTTGGAAAATCAGATGAAGATGATCAATGCCGGCCTGGCAGAGCAGCTGCAGGCCAGCCTGAAGTCGGTGGAGAATGGGTCGGTCGAGGGGGACGTCCTGACCAATGATTCGTCCTCAGTGGGTGGCGATATGGAGAGCCAAAGTGCTGGCAGCCCAGCCATCTCAGAGTCTACCTCTTCCATGCAGGCTCTGTCCCCATCCAACAGCACCCAGGAGTTCCACAAGTCACCCAGCATCGAGGAGAAGCCACAGAGAGCCGTGCCCAGCGAGTTTGCCAACGGTTTGTCTCCCACCCCAGTGAACGGTGGGGCTTTGGATTTGACATCTAGTCACGCagagaaaatcatcaaagaagATTCTTTGGGGATCCTCTTCCCTTTCAGAGACCggggtaaatttaaaaataccgcTTGCGACATTTGTGGCAAAACATTTGCTTGTCAGAGTGCCTTGGACATTCACTACAGAAGTCATACCAAAGAGAGACCATTTATTTGCACAGTTTGCAATCGTGGCTTTTCCACAAAGGGTAATTTGAAGCAGCACATGTTGACACATCAGATGCGAGATCTACCATCACAGCTCTTTGAGCCCAGTTCCAACCTTGGCCCCAATCAGAACTCGGCGGTGTTGCCCGCCAACTCTTTGTCATCTCTCATCAAAACAGAGGTCAACGGCTTTGTGCACGTTACTCCTCAGGACAGTAAGGACACCCCCACCAGTCACCTCCCTTCTGGGCCTCTGTCATCCTCTGCCACTTCCCCAGttctgctcccagctctgcccaggaGAACTCCCAAACAGCACTACTGCAACACGTGTGGCAAAACCTTCTCCTCCTCGAGTGCCCTGCAGATTCACgagagaactcacactggagagaaaccctttgcTTGCACTATTTGTGGAAGAGCTTTCACAACAAAAGGCAATCTTAAG GTACACATGggcactcacatgtggaatagcACCCCCGCGCGACGGGGTCGGCGGCTCTCTGTGGACGGCCCCATGACATTTCTAGGAGGCAATCCTGTCAAGTTCCCAGAAATGTTCCAGAAGGATTTGGCAGCAAGGTCAGGAAGTGGAgatccttccagcttctggaatcAGTATGCGGCGGCACTCTCCAACGGGCTGGCGATGAAGGCCAATGAGATCTCCGTCATTCAGAACGGTGGCGTCCCTCCAATTCCTGGAAGCCTGGGCAGTGGGAGCAGCTCACCTATTAGTGGGCTGACGGGAAATCTGGAGAAGCTCCAGAACTCAGAGCCCAGCGCTCCTCTGGCCGGCCTGGAGAAAATGGCAAGCAGCGAGAACGGAACCAACTTCCGTTTCACCCGCTTCGTGGAGGACAGCAAAGAGATCGTCACGAGTTAG